In Tessaracoccus sp. MC1865, the DNA window GCGACCACCGGTGCGAGGTTGAAGCCGATCAGCATGACGACGGCGCCGGTCACCACGGGCGGCAGCGCCTTGTGGATCACGCGGGCGCCGGCGAAGTGGATGATGAGGCCAGCCATGAACAGCAGGAGGCCGACGACGAACAGCGCGCCGGTCAGCGTCGCGGGGTTGCCGCCCGCCGCGTAGATGGCCGTGGCGACCCCGACGAAGGAGGCCGACGAGCCGAGGTAGCTCGGCACGCGGTGCTTGACCACGAACAGGAACAGCAGGGTGGCGATGCCCGACATCATCACCGCGAGCTGCGGGTTGAGGCCCATCAACAGGGGGAATACGAAGGTGGCGCCGAACATGGCCACGACGTGCTGGGCGCCCAGCCCGATGGTGCGTCCCCAGCCCAGGCGTTCGGTGGGCTTGACCACCGCGTCGGGGAGGAGGACTCCGTTATTGTGCAGCTTCCACATGCGGTCGCTTCCTTTCGTCGGCGTGATGTTACTCGGAGCGCCCCTCGGGTGGCATCTCCGGGTGTCCTAATGGGCGGCCATGTTGCGTGTGCGTCCCGGTGCCGCGCGCGGCGATGGATACTGTGGGGTCATGGCGCATGACGTGGTGGTCCTCGGCGCGACGGTGGCAGGTCTCACCGTCGCACGGCTACTCGCGTCCGAGGGCTTCGGCGTGGTGGTGCTCGACCCGAACGGCGAGGGGGTCAGCGCAGCCACCGGCCACGGTGTCGCCGCCATCGGCCACGCCTCCACCGTCGCCACCATGGCCCACTTCTACGGCCTGGCGGCCGCGCGTGAACACACCCGCCGCAACATCGCAGGCCTCGCGCAGATCAGGGAGGTCTACCCGGACGCGCAACCCATGATGCTCCGCGACCGGTCGCTGCCTGGCGGCGACGAGGCGGAGACGCTGCAGCTCGCAGAGCTGTATCGCAGGGAGGGCGGCGAGGCCGAGGTGCTGGTCGCGCCGGACTCGATCAGCCTCATGACGCAGGCGCTGGTCGTCGACCCCTTCGCTTATGCGGCCGAACTCCGCGCGGCAGCCGTGCGGGCGGGCGCCAACGTCGTCCACGGCGTCACCGTGACGCACCTGACGCGGCGCGAGGGCGCCACGCGGATCTACTTCCGCAACAACATGGCGTGGCTGCACGACGTGGGGCACGTCACCGGCATGGCCGTGATCGACACCCTCGGCGTCAGCCCGTGGGGCAGGGTGGCGCGGATCGGCCCCGCCGAGTGGGTGCCCGTCGTGCGGTGCCGCCCGGCCGCGCCGCTCACCGAGGTGTCGCTGTACGCCCGCCCCGAGGTGTGGATGGTGCGCCCCACTGGCGACACCGCGCTGCTGCTGGGCCAGAAGACAGCCCTCGGCGGGGTGGAGCAGGCCGCGGAGGCGCTCGGGGCGTGGGCCGTCGAACACCTCGACGCCACTGAGATCGAGCACAGCCGCTTGGCGATCGACCCCAGCGACCACGGTCGCCCCGTCGTCGGAGCCTCCGCCATCCCGGGCGGGTTCTATGCGCGCGGCAACGGTCGCGGCGAACTGATGAACGGGACGGCGAGCGGCCACTACCTGGCCAGGTTGCTGGCCGGGCACCAGCGCAGCGACAACGCGCTGCCACCCATCAGCAAGATCCGCGCCCTCGGGTCGCGGATGCTGCGCAGCCTCTGACCGACGTGAAGAAGCCTCGGACTAGGCGAGTCCGGGGCTTCCAGCAGTGCTGACTAGGAGGTCTTGAACATCACGATGTTGTTGAAGACCCAGTCGTTGCTCTGGCTGAAGGTGTAGCCGCCGGCGGGCTTCGCCGTTGCGGCGTAGACCGTCGTCCAGGTGTAAGACCGGCACGCCCCGCGGCCGGTGGCCGCGGTGTCGCACTCGGTCTTCCACTGGCGCCCGGCCGAGGTGAACACAGCCCGTTCGTGGTCGAGCCCACGGCCGCGGCGCGATTATTCATCGGGGTCCCGTGCGACGGGAACAAGATCGGTCAGTGCTCAGGCTGGTGCGGGGCTTGTGACCGGTCGGTCAGACCCAGGTGTTGCCCAGCCACATCCGCGCCCACCAACTGCTCCTGCTGACCAGTTCGGCAGTGAGCACCGGATAGAGGTAGGCGAAGTTGACGATCACCAGCGCGACGATCAGCCCCGCGACGATGGCCCGCACCCGCCTCTTCGGATGCTCCGGTGGCCCGAGGATCTTGCCGATCGCCATCGCCAGGGCGATGGAGCTGAACGGGATCATCATGATCGCGTAGAAGAAGAAGATGGGCCGGTCCGCGTACTGGAACCAGGGCAGCCAGGCCGCGCCCAGCGCGAGCACCGGCACCGCGAAGCGCCAGTCGCGCTTGATGATCCACCAGTAGAGACCCGCCAGCAGTGCGAGGGCCGCGGCCCACCACAGGACCGGGGTGCCCATGCCGGAGATGATCCGCATGCACGTGTCGCCCACCGCCTCGCAGCCCTGGGTGCCGGGCTGGATGTCGTTCTCGGCCTCGATGCCGATGGGGCGCAGCATGAGGATCCAGCTGGCCGGATGCGACTGGTACGTGTGCGTCGTCTCCGTCATCATCTTGTCGCTGGTGTGGAACTCGTAGGCCTGGTGGTGGTACCACATGAGCGAGCCGAGGGCCTTGCCGAAGAGTTTCACGAGGGGGTGGTCCGGATTGCCCTCTCCCCAGTCACGGCTGTAGCCCCCAGAGGTGCTGAGCCAGCCCCACCAGGTCGCGATGTACACGGGCACCGCCACGACGACGAGCTGAACGAACGCGGCGGGGGCGTCGATCACGAGTGAGAGCCACTTCCGGTGACGGGCGCCGGCCAGCTGCCTGGCCCCGAGATCCCAGACCACGGTCACGATCCCGAAGACGGCGAGCACGTAGATGGAGTTCCACTTCACCGCGCAGGAGAGGCCGAACAGGACGCCCGCGGCGATGCGCCAGGGGCGAAGGAGCATGAGCGGACCGAACTGGCCGCCCAGGTCGTCGAGGTTGTTCTTCCTCAGGTGGTGCGCGAGGCGGTGTCGGAACCAGTCGCGGTCCGCCACCAGGGCGGCGATGGCCGCGACGGCGAGGGTGGCCTGGAAGATATCCAGCAGCGCCAGCCGGCTCATCACAAAGGCGAGGCCGTCGAACGTCAGCAGCAGGCCGGCGACCGCGCCGATGAGCGTGGAGCGCGACACCCGGCGGGCGAGCCGGATGGTGAGGAACACCAGCAGCGTGCCGAAGATGAGCGCCATGAACCGCCAGCCGAACGGGTTCATCCCGAACATGGTCTCGCCGAGGCCGATCAGGATCTTGCCCAGCGGAGGGTGGACGACGAACGCGGCCGTGTCCTCCATGCCGCTGAGGTCGCCCTTGAGGAGGAGGTCGTTGGCGCCGTCGGCCCAGTTGCGCTCGTAGCCGGACTGCATGATGGCCCAGCCGTCCTTGGCGTAGTAGGTCTCGTCGAACAGCACCTTGTGGGGGAAGCCGATGTTGTAGAACCGCAGCGCGAAGGCCATGAGGGTGATGGAGATCGTCACGATCCAGCCGACGGTCCGGTCACGGAGTTTGCCGTCGTCGAGCGCCGTCAAGGTCGTTTGCACACAGGCATCATAGGCTCTACCCATGCATGACCCGAGCGATGGAACACTGATCCTGGCAGCCACACCGATCGGTTCGTCCGACGACGCCAGTCAGAAGTTGCGCGACGCTCTGACCGCGGCAGATCTCATCGCCGCGGAGGACACCCGCCGTTTCCTGACGTTGGCCAGGCGCCTCGGCATCACGCCGAAGGCGCGGGTGGTGAGCTACTTCGAGGGCAACGAGGCCAGCCGCACGCGCGAACTGGTGGAGGCGGTGGGCTCCGGGCAGCGCGTGGTGCTCGTGACCGACGCGGGCATGCCCTCGGTGAGCGACCCGGGGTACCGCGTCGTGACCGCCTGCATCGACGAGGGCCTGCGCGTGACGGCAGTGCCCGGTCCGTCGGCGGTGCTGACCGCGCTGGCGGTCTCCGGGCTGAAGGTGGACCGGTTCTGTTTCGAGGGGTTCCTACCGCGCAAGGCGGGTGAGCGCCGGCGGCGGTTGGCCGCCCTCGCCACGGAGGAACGGACGATGGTCTTCTTCGAGGCCCCGCACCGGCTCCAGGAGTTCCTGACCGACGCCGCCACTGAGTTGGGCGAGGGGCGGCGCGGTGCGATCTGCCGCGAACTCACCAAGCCGTACGAGGAGATCATCAGGGGGCCGCTCTCGGAGCTGGCGCAATGGGCCGCCGGTGAGGTGCGCGGTGAGGTCACCGTCGTCATCGGTGGCGCCGTGCCGCAGGAGACCTCGGCCGACGATGCGCTGGCGCTGGTTCGGCAGGCCATGGCCGGTGGTGCGAAACTGTCTGCGGCGGTGGCCGATGTCGCCAAGATCACCGGCACCAGCCGCAAG includes these proteins:
- a CDS encoding FAD-dependent oxidoreductase gives rise to the protein MAHDVVVLGATVAGLTVARLLASEGFGVVVLDPNGEGVSAATGHGVAAIGHASTVATMAHFYGLAAAREHTRRNIAGLAQIREVYPDAQPMMLRDRSLPGGDEAETLQLAELYRREGGEAEVLVAPDSISLMTQALVVDPFAYAAELRAAAVRAGANVVHGVTVTHLTRREGATRIYFRNNMAWLHDVGHVTGMAVIDTLGVSPWGRVARIGPAEWVPVVRCRPAAPLTEVSLYARPEVWMVRPTGDTALLLGQKTALGGVEQAAEALGAWAVEHLDATEIEHSRLAIDPSDHGRPVVGASAIPGGFYARGNGRGELMNGTASGHYLARLLAGHQRSDNALPPISKIRALGSRMLRSL
- a CDS encoding dolichyl-phosphate-mannose--protein mannosyltransferase, whose translation is MQTTLTALDDGKLRDRTVGWIVTISITLMAFALRFYNIGFPHKVLFDETYYAKDGWAIMQSGYERNWADGANDLLLKGDLSGMEDTAAFVVHPPLGKILIGLGETMFGMNPFGWRFMALIFGTLLVFLTIRLARRVSRSTLIGAVAGLLLTFDGLAFVMSRLALLDIFQATLAVAAIAALVADRDWFRHRLAHHLRKNNLDDLGGQFGPLMLLRPWRIAAGVLFGLSCAVKWNSIYVLAVFGIVTVVWDLGARQLAGARHRKWLSLVIDAPAAFVQLVVVAVPVYIATWWGWLSTSGGYSRDWGEGNPDHPLVKLFGKALGSLMWYHHQAYEFHTSDKMMTETTHTYQSHPASWILMLRPIGIEAENDIQPGTQGCEAVGDTCMRIISGMGTPVLWWAAALALLAGLYWWIIKRDWRFAVPVLALGAAWLPWFQYADRPIFFFYAIMMIPFSSIALAMAIGKILGPPEHPKRRVRAIVAGLIVALVIVNFAYLYPVLTAELVSRSSWWARMWLGNTWV
- the rsmI gene encoding 16S rRNA (cytidine(1402)-2'-O)-methyltransferase, encoding MHDPSDGTLILAATPIGSSDDASQKLRDALTAADLIAAEDTRRFLTLARRLGITPKARVVSYFEGNEASRTRELVEAVGSGQRVVLVTDAGMPSVSDPGYRVVTACIDEGLRVTAVPGPSAVLTALAVSGLKVDRFCFEGFLPRKAGERRRRLAALATEERTMVFFEAPHRLQEFLTDAATELGEGRRGAICRELTKPYEEIIRGPLSELAQWAAGEVRGEVTVVIGGAVPQETSADDALALVRQAMAGGAKLSAAVADVAKITGTSRKALYAAALADKEK